In Actinomyces marmotae, the DNA window TCGTTCCCGGTGGCGACGTCGTAGGGGGTGTTGCCCTCGGCGTCGGGGGTCATGGCGGCGCGCAGGGAGGCCATGGCGTTGGGGGAGGAGCAGTCCATGCGGATCTTGCCGTCCCAGTCCAGCGTCATGAAGGACCAGGCGGGGTCCACGTTCGGGTTGACGACCGTGAGCTCAAGGCCGTAGCGCTCCCCGATGGCGCCCCAGTAGTCCACGGAGGCCCCGCCCAGCGGGTCGGCGCCGATGCGCACGCCGGCGGCGCGGATGGCCTCCATGTCGATGACGCTCTCGAGGTCGGAGACGTAGGTCTCCAGGTAGTCGTGCTTGACGATGTGGGGCCCCTCAAGGGCCTCGGCGATGGGCACGCGCGGCACGTCCCGCCAGCCGGAGGCGAGCAGTTCATTGGCCCGGGCGGCGATCCAACTCGTGGCGTCGGAGTCGGCGGGGCCGCCGTGCGGCGGGTTGTACTTGAAGCCGCCGTCGCGCGGCGGGTTGTGGGAGGGGGTGACGACGATGCCGTCGGCCAGGCCGGGGCCGCCGTCGCGCGGGCCGGCCTCGGTGCCCGCACCGTTGGCCAGGAGGATGGAGTGCGAGACGGCGGGGGTGGGCGTGTAGGAGCCGCGGGCGTCGATGGCGGTGGTGACGCCGGCGCCCACGAGCACCTCGATGGCGGTGCGCCAGGCGGGCTCGGACAGGGCGTGCGTGTCACGGCCGATGTAGAGGACGCCGTCGGTGCCCTGGGAGCGGCGGTACTCGACGATCGCCGCGGTGGTGGCGACGATATGGGCCTCGTTGAAGGCGGTGTCGAGGGAGGAGCCGCGGTGCCCGGAGGTGCCGAAGACCACCTGCTGGGCGGGGTTGGCGGGGTCGGGGACGAGCTCGTAGTAGGCGGATGTGACCTCGTCGACGTCGATGAGGTCCTCGGGATGGGCAACTGTTCCTGCGCGTGGGTGCATGGGGGCAGTGTGTCATGCGCCACCGCTGCGGCCGAGCATGTCCACCGGGCGGACGGAA includes these proteins:
- the pgm gene encoding phosphoglucomutase (alpha-D-glucose-1,6-bisphosphate-dependent), with protein sequence MHPRAGTVAHPEDLIDVDEVTSAYYELVPDPANPAQQVVFGTSGHRGSSLDTAFNEAHIVATTAAIVEYRRSQGTDGVLYIGRDTHALSEPAWRTAIEVLVGAGVTTAIDARGSYTPTPAVSHSILLANGAGTEAGPRDGGPGLADGIVVTPSHNPPRDGGFKYNPPHGGPADSDATSWIAARANELLASGWRDVPRVPIAEALEGPHIVKHDYLETYVSDLESVIDMEAIRAAGVRIGADPLGGASVDYWGAIGERYGLELTVVNPNVDPAWSFMTLDWDGKIRMDCSSPNAMASLRAAMTPDAEGNTPYDVATGNDADSDRHGIVTPDGLMNPNHYLAVAIEYLFTHRPGWRADAKVGKTLVSSSLIDRVVAAMGRELVEVPVGFKHFVPGLLDGSVGFGGEESAGASFLRKDGTVWSTDKDGIILALLASEIIAVTGKSPSQLHDEQVERFGASAYARIDAAASKEEKAKLAALSPEDVTATELAGEPITARLVKAPGNGQPIGGLKVTTENAWFAARPSGTEDVYKIYAESFKGEAHLALVQEEAKKVVASALKS